AATAACCAGCAAATTATAGCTTGCAAAAGTTGTCAAAATTCTTCAACTTGAATGGCTTCGCGAGGCATTTCATATGCATCTTTAGGCCTGGTTTTCTTCACACCAGCAGTGAACCACACTTTATCAGATTTGTAGCTCTCAACAGTAACGCTGCTGACTTTAACCCACATTATAACTTTTGTTTTCATTCCTTCTATTCCAGTGAGCTTTCCCCTTGACAATGTCGCTTTCACTCGAGTGGCATACCGTAAGATGGATGAGTCCTTGAAACACACCTCGCAGACAGAGGGCAAGTAAACTATTAGCTTACCTTTCGATTCATCCAACTCGTAGCATTTCACGTTTTGAGGGAATAACCCAGGGGGAAGGTTGTACTCTCGGAGGACATCTGCCAAGGATTTTTGTGGCTTACCTGTGCAAAACAGCAAGCAGCTTAGTTTCATCTAGAAAACTACAGCATATATGTTGATGGCCCTATGATCGCTTAATCCAAAAAAAAAAGTTGCAACAAGGAAACCTTTCAGCTTGTTGAATACCCTTTTTGCCCTCTCTTCAACAGCACCTGAGAAAGTCTGGAATATTTTGCACATAATTAAGGGTTAAAGAATCGAAGCAGCCATTTACTTTGTAATCATATAAGCCAAAGAAAGGTTTTTGTGTTTGTGTTATTCATTCTATCAGAAAATCAGCAGGGCTTTTACTCTCCTAATACAGGAGGTAAGGGATTCAATGTAAACATCCATAATATCTTAATATGATGCACACTGTAACATATTGattcctgaacatataataataggaaattagttgagagagagagagagagagtaaagaAGTACAATAagttcagatttgattgaaagtaTATCTCTCTCTCCATTTGAAATTTCGGAAGAAAAAAAGTATTATGACAAGAAGATGCATATACCAATCTTTGAACATTGTTCTCTTAATAGCAAAAAGACCTTGATTCTTGATATGAAAGAAATAGTCAATTAAATCAACCAGAGTAGAAAGAAAGCCCACAACTCTTCTGAAATTCAGATCTGTTTCTACCAACTATCAAGACCTTATAAATACTAACTAGCAAATTGAACTTTAAAATCTGAACACGCATTAAAGAGTTACAGAACAATTTTCTGTCAAAGAAATGGGATGCGTAAAAGCAAGCATGCATTTCCACGtttctaataaaaaatttttaaaaaaaaaaaagaaagaaaacaagATTCTAGAGAAATGCAAATGCAAATGAAGCAGATGAGAGACATACAGAGAGGTCATGAGAAATGGTGGAGagttctttggctttcttggaaATCCAGAAGCTCCCAACCTTTGTCAGTGCTttctccatttctttctttatttcctTCTTCGTCGCTAATCACTCCTCTCTTCCCACTTTTATGAGAAGCAAAGCAGGAACAAACGTCTCTCTCCCTCTATCTCTCCTTCTCACTCACGCCTACAGAGCAGAGGAGAACCAAAGGCCACCTAAACAGATCAAATGCACATAAGCTTTCAAGAAACAGAAAACGACTTTTGTAGCTTTGTGTTATATTAAACGACATCGTTTTAACCTATCCCCTAATGAATTTTGCATCCCACATCGGCTGGGAGCAATAGCTTATTAACTTTATAAGTCTCCACCAAGGGCATCAAAGGCACTTCACCAGGAGGTGGTGGTTGGGTGCCTCTGCTTGTACCCAGGAAAGTCCTCGGGCCCTTCCTGCAGAGATGCAGTCCCGGAATCGGGAAAACTTAGGCATGGAATTCGATCGCAATTGGCGAGGGGCTGAGACAAGTTTGGAGCCCTCGAATTCTATACTTGAGTCACAGTGGCCGTTGCTTCACAGTTATTCACTTAGCCCGCTCCAGGGTTCTAACAGAACGGGGCTTACGGCCTCCTGGTGTGTTTGTCTATTTTAGATGTTTTATTTCAAATCATAAATAATTAACTATTATTTTTAAGTTCTGTTTTTATGTATAATATTGAatctattttctttaaattattatttatatttatttgttttctttcccttgcACAAAGACGAATGATTTCCATCGAACTTCATAATCCAGGACTTAGTCGTAGCCACAAAgagagttgaattttgaaacaGACAAAACATATATTCCACTTACGAATAGATTGAAGAAACACTTACGAATAGATTGAAGAAAAAAGGATGGTGCCCTTCTATGATTTTTTTTCTGTTTTTTATTTCTATCATATCAATTAATACACATCAAGATTTCTTTTTCAAACGATTTTAAAAACATATTTTCTCATGCCAATctgatatatttataatattttaaataattttagagtATTTTTTAACAGAAGTTCTATGATGTGTTACTGTATACAAAAAGTGGTCCAACGAAGAAAGTATCATGTGCTCTGAAAGTAAGGTGATTCTGTGACACAGTTTGTTGCGTAGGTTACTTTCCACCGTCTTTGGCATCATTGCGACAGACTGGGGAGGAGATCACATAAGAGCGCTACAGCTACCACCTCCACCATTTTCAATTTGTTAACCCCTTGTCATATATGCACAATACATTTCAACCGCATGATTGGACATTTTGGGCATACTGAAATGCTTCAAACGGCAGATTTGCAATCAAAGGGAGTGATCTATATTCTTGTGCTGTTCTCACTCTCTGGATATTCAAACCGGTTGGCTTTGAAAACCTTTGCTGCCATGTGAGAGACATCTGTGTTGTGGAATGTGGATATTTCAAACAAGAAACCAAAATATTAACTGAAAACAATTGTATGGAATCAATCGATGATTTCAGCATCAAAACTAGAATTTATTAATataaggaagaaaagaaaaacaaattgaGGTTTTTCCGCCCTTTATCAATTTTTGTTCTCAATTTCATACACATCAATTCATTATAGAAGCTCTAAATAAAACAACTGATAAAAATGAACCATATATTAAAAACTTGGATGGCTCTCTTTGCTCATCCTTGCTGTCTATTTTAGCAATTTTAGCATAAAGAAACAAAGAGAAAAATTTACAACATGAGCTCATATCTTTCTACAACAACCCTTTCTCCTTTATGAAGCACGATAAAAGCACTGACACAGGGATGAGGGGGAAAAATTAGATTAATCTTACACAGCAACTGGTGTGGCTTCATCAAGAGCAAGAACACCTGGAAGTTCTTTGCCTTCCAACAACTCCAAATCTAAGATGCTTCTCTTAAGAAATTCAAGTTTCTCTTGGTCACTTAAACCAGGCAAAAATTCACTACAAAAGCCATTGAAAAGCATACCTTGCTGTTGGCATCAGCTGCAAACTTGTCAGCAATGACCACATCAGTAGGCAGCAGTAAAGATACCCCCTTAGCCTTGGCTTTTTCAACAAGTGAAGTTGCAAGATCAAGTTTGTCCTCCTCCACAAGGGATGACCCAACTGAGTACCCTTGTGCCTTGTATAAAGTAAACATCATTCCTCCACCCAATATGAGGATATCAACCTTCCCCAGGAGGGATTCTATCACTCCAATCTTGGTTGATACCTTTAAGCCACCAACAATTGCAGCAAAAGGCTTCTTAGGATTTGCCACAGCTCCAACAAGATAGTCAAGTTCCTAATTGCAAAAAGCACATCAGCATTCTTTCAtgaaagaacaaagaaaaatgaaCAGGCATCTAACACACCTTCTGCATAAGAAAACCGGCAACAGAAGGTTTCAAGTATTTAGCCACACCCTCTGTTCATGCATGGGCTCTATGAGCACTGCCAAATGCATCATTAACGTAGACATCTGCAAGAGCAGCTAGTTTCTTGGAGAATTCAGGATCATTCTTTTCCTCCTCCTTGTGGAACCTTACATTCTCAAGAAGCAAGACACCTCCGTCTGAGAGCTCAGCCACCAGTTTCTCAACTTCCTCACCAATACAGTCATTAGCCATTTTAACCTATTGTATAGAGGAATAAGAAAAACTAAGCAACCCAGATAATCCAAAAACAGAGGAACAGAGAGGGGGGAGTGGAGGAGTAGGAGTTGGGGAGGAGAGGGGACAGAGAGACGAAGGCAAACCTGGACTCCAAGAAGTTCAGATAGCCTAGGTACAAGTGGCTTCAAGCTGTACTTGGGCGTAACACCCTTTGGACGTCCCTGAAAAGCACAATCAGATAAAATAATCATACAAGTGCTCACTATCAAAAATTGGCACagaataaaatcatatttatcaCATACTCATTTATTCTATTATGCAACAGACATGTGATTGAAAGGAATGCACATACTTTCATGCCAGTAAGCAAACCATCACTCTAGATCATAGGTTTTGTTCATAGTAAAAGAGCTATCAACATTTTCATACGCTCATGTAAACAACAGTGCATCTTTCTTCAGCCTGTCACATTTCAGTAATTTTACTCATCTTCAAATCTTAACCCTTTTAAATAACAGGTTTTAGTTCAACTTTCAAAATAATAACAAATATTCCACATAAATGAATATCTTTTATCAATTCCAATTATTTTTGAATAATTTAATGCATCCCATATCACCTCATACGTCTTGGCAACATTACTTCAAGCATAAGGTAGCACACCTCCAgtctggattttttttttataacaaataTTCATATTCTTGCCAAAGAAAGTTAAAACTCAATTTTCAAAAGAAACTGAATATTCCATAAAAATGGATTGCAGATGTCAGGCATGATCTTTTCATTTAATGATGTCTATGACAAATATGTATGATATATCTAGATGGACTACAGTCTCACAACGATGGAGAAGAGAAGAAGGAATATCACACTATACACCCCAATAGAGGTTGAGCAAAGGAAAATATAACCTTAATTTACCAATTCCATGAATTTTGATCACGTAAATTCAATCAATAGTCataacaatgataaaaaaaataaaaaaaaaaaaacaagaataaCATAACCTAGAAAAAACAAGATTAACATAACCTAGAAGACGAGGAAATTTTCCTCATGGCAGAAAAAGACAAAAAGATGATGCATATTACAACCGACAAAAGGAACTGATAATTCTACTATTACAAGTCCAAGAAAAGCTTTCATTGGGAAGGCCCAGATAGCTAAGCACTGCCTTATCCACATTTAGACAAATGAAGCCATCAAAAGAAACAATAGCaacaaagaaacttaaaaatgctTAGATAAATAAATTTTGTGATGCCCACCTTTCTTCAGTACTAAAAACACTTAGGATTTTTGTTTTAGTCCTTCAAACTGATCcttctacttgattaattgactAAGCAGATTAATGCCATCCAATTACTACCACAATTACACCAAAGAAAATACACCATGTGTATGAATGTAGGTGTCCTCTCCCAGATATCAAATATGAATATATGACAGATATCATGGCACAAATCCATTTTCAAAGCCACATTTTGCACCAGCAAAAACTATtcccaaaaaaataaaaagcttATCGGGCAGCGACCACTGTAGATCCAAACAGCTAATTACAGAACCAAGCAGAAATCTGATCAAAAGGGTAAATAGGCACTACTGAAAAATAAAGCTGAGAAGTTGCATAATAATAATTGAAAAAGCCAATTTCACGATAAAAGTAATCACAACCACAAACAATTAAACTATTTTATACATATCCAAAGGAGCTAGCAGGAAGCAAAATAAAGAAATATCAACCAGAGCATTGATAGAAGACAAGCCACAGACCCATTTTATCAAAACAGCATCAGATATCAGAAGAACATGCAAATCTGTTAACATGCGCATGATTCAGGCAAATCCTATAAGCTATATCACAACAATCAAACAGCGTTTTTGTGAGATATCAGAATTACGTGATGTAGATACACATCTGCAGACATATAACCACCAAAAACGCAGATACAACTAGTAGAAGCAATGAAATCAGCACATAAATTAAGGGTCGGGCAAACGAAGAATAACAAATAAACATATCAAGAATCTACAAGGGTAAATATAAGTGATCTAAAGGGAGAGATCAATCCAAAAAAAATTTCCAACTAGAACAAGAAATATAACTGGTAAAAAGCATTAAATAAGGCATTGCAAGTATATACCAAATGGGTGCAAAGAATAACTTTGGAGCCATGATCCATCAAGTACTTGATGGTGGGAACGGCAGCTCGGATCCTGGTATCATCAGTGATATTGAAGTTATCATCCAAAGGGACGTTGAGATCCACTCTCACAAACACCCCCTTCCCCTTCAAATCTGCGTCATTTAGACTGCTAACGCTCTTCTTTGTAGCCATATCTCAACACACCTGCAAAAAACCCAGAATAAACAAACCAATACATGAGTACCCAGATCAGTAGAACACGCACACGCGCATATATAAACAAATTAGTATATATAAAATATGATAACAGTGAGTGAAGGATAGTTGCATACAACGAGAAACAAGTAAAGATCAAGACCAGAGCTTTCTGGGTGAAATGAAGAAAAGACAAAGCAAGAAAATAAAGAAGGCtttagaaagagagagagagagaggaagattaGGTGGATTTGTTCGGTCTGGGGCCTTGGAGGCTTCAAAGGCGAAGGGGATTGTGGTTTTTCTTGGGGCGGGGTACACACTGGGCTAGAGATGTCTGCACTATGTAGTACGTGGGTTGGGTTTCTCTGTGGTCCAGCTTAAACCCTTGAGCTGTCGGTTGATGGTTTTGCATTTCAGCATATGCGAATCAGATTCAAACTTTTTATTTCATAATTAGTTGAAATTAAGCAAAGAAACAAATAAGTAGAATATAAGAAGAATTCTTCTAGAAGATCACAAGCTTTGACACTTTGACTTTTGCTTTAGAATCTTCGGTTGCGTCAAGTTTAATATTCAATGGTTTTGTAAAGTAAAATAATTCAATTACATTATTTGTaaacatattttttatttaatttcaaaataaattttaatttattatatcataataattttaaaaatgagtataataatattaagaatgcatctaatataaacttaaatttatatgagaactaacttaattatcattagattaaatatttatatccacATATACAgagaattaattaaagtgtgtatatataaaatgtattaatctatatataaaaatttaatctgaTGATAAATATACTCATCTTTATATGAGCCCGAGTTTTAataggcacactctaatattaaattgaaacttattactctaagagatttgattttcatagcatctcaattttatttatttaggcaTTTGAAACATTTTTGTAGGAGATGAAAGTGATGGTATTTGTGGCTAAAGTGCATTTACAGTATTCATCGTGCTTCTCTCTACTTACCTTTTAATAAATCTACTCACATGCTTTGtttcaaatcattttaaattttaatttattatatcataataattttaaaaattagtataataatattaagaatgcatctaatataaacttaaatttatatgagaactaacttaattatcattagattaaatatttatatctacatatacagagaattaattaaagtgtgtatATATAAAATGTATTAATCTATATGTAAAAATTTAATCTGATGATAAATATACTCATCTTTATATGAGCCCGAGTTTTAataggcacactctaatattaaattgaaacttattactctaagagatttgattttcatagcatctcaattttatttatttaggcgTTTGAAACATTTTTGTAGGAGATGAAAGTGATGGTATTTGTGGCTGAAGTGCATTTACAGCATTCATCGTGCTTCTCTCTACTTACCTTTTAATAAACCTACTCACATGCTTTgcttcaaatcattttaaattttaatttattatatcataataattttaaaaatgagtataataatattaagaatgcatctaatataaacttaaatttatatgagaactaacttaattatcattagattaaatatttatatctacatatacagagaattaattaaagtgtgtatatataaaatgtattaatctatatataaaaatttaatctgaTGATAAATATACTCATCTTTATATGAGCCCGAGTTTTAataggcacactctaatattaaattgaaacttattactctaagagatttgattttcatagcatctcaattttatttatttaggcgTTTGAAACATTTTTGTAGGAGATGAAAGTGATGGTATTTGTGGCTGAAGTGCATTTACAGCATTCATCGTGCTTCTCTCTACTTACCTTTTAATAAATCTACTCACATGCTTTgcttcaaatcattttaaattttaatttattatatcataataattttaaaaatgagtataataatattaagaatgcatctaatataaacttaaatttatatgagaactaacttaattatcattagattaaatatttatatctacatatacagagaattaattaaagtgtgtatatataaaatgtattaatctatatataaaaatttaatctgaTGATAAATATACTCATCTTTATATGAGCCCGAGTTTTAataggcacactctaatattaaattgaaacttattACTCTAAGAGATTTGATTTTCATAGAAGTGCATTTACAGCATTTATCGTGCTTCTCTCTACTTACCTTTTAATAAATCTACTCACATTCTTTGcttcaaattattttaaattttaatttattatatcataataattttaaaaattagtataataatattaagaatgcatctaatataaacttaaatttatatgagaactaacttaattatcattagattaaatatttatatctacatatacagagaattaattaaagtgtgtatatataaaatgtattaatctatatataaaaatttaatctgaTGATAAATGTACTCATCTTTATATGAGCCCGAGTTTTAataggcacactctaatattaaattgaaacttattactctaagagatttgattttcatagcatctcaattttatttatttaggcaTTTGAAACATTTTTGTAGGAGATGAAAGTGATGGTATTTGTGGCTGAAGTGCATTTACAGTATTCATCGTGCCTCTCTCTACTTACCTTTTAATAAATCTACTCATATCTTTCTACAACAACCCTTTCTCCTTTATGAAGCACGATAAAAGCACTGACACAGGGATGAGGGGGAAAAATTAGATTAATCTTACACAGCAACTGGTGTGGCTTCATCAAGAGCAAGAACACCTGGAAGTTCTTTGCCTTCCAACAACTCCAAACTGGCACCACCACCAGTTGATATCTAAGATGCTTCTCTTAAGAAATTCAAGTTTCTCTTGGTCACTTAAACCAGGCAAAAATTCACTACAAAAGCCATTGAAAGCATACCTTGCTGTTGGCATCAGCTGCAAACTTGTCAGCAATGACCACATCAGTAGGCAGCAGTAAAGATACCCCCTTAGCCTTGGCTTTTTCAACAAGTGAAGTTGCAAGATCAAGTTTGTCCTCCTCCACAAGGGATGACCCAACTGAGTACCCTTGTGCCTTGTAGAAAGTAAACATCATTCCTCCACCCAATATGAGGATATCAACCTTCCCCAGGAGGGATTCTATCACTCCAATCTTGGTTGATACCTTTGAGCCACCAACAATTGCAGCAAAAGGCTTCTTAGGATTTGCCACAGCTCCAACAAGATAGTCAAGTTCCTAATTGCAAAAAGCAC
Above is a genomic segment from Hevea brasiliensis isolate MT/VB/25A 57/8 chromosome 17, ASM3005281v1, whole genome shotgun sequence containing:
- the LOC110635681 gene encoding uncharacterized protein At5g01610, encoding MEKALTKVGSFWISKKAKELSTISHDLSTFSGAVEERAKRVFNKLKGKPQKSLADVLREYNLPPGLFPQNVKCYELDESKGKLIVYLPSVCEVCFKDSSILRYATRVKATLSRGKLTGIEGMKTKVIMWVKVSSVTVESYKSDKVWFTAGVKKTRPKDAYEMPREAIQVEEF
- the LOC110635679 gene encoding LOW QUALITY PROTEIN: phosphoglycerate kinase, cytosolic (The sequence of the model RefSeq protein was modified relative to this genomic sequence to represent the inferred CDS: substituted 1 base at 1 genomic stop codon); translated protein: MATKKSVSSLNDADLKGKGVFVRVDLNVPLDDNFNITDDTRIRAAVPTIKYLMDHGSKVILCTHLGRPKGVTPKYSLKPLVPRLSELLGVQVKMANDCIGEEVEKLVAELSDGGVLLLENVRFHKEEEKNDPEFSKKLAALADVYVNDAFGSAHRAHAXTEGVAKYLKPSVAGFLMQKELDYLVGAVANPKKPFAAIVGGLKVSTKIGVIESLLGKVDILILGGGMMFTLYKAQGYSVGSSLVEEDKLDLATSLVEKAKAKGVSLLLPTDVVIADKFAADANSKMSLTWQQRFSKPTGLNIQRVRTAQEYRSLPLIANLPFEAFQYAQNVQSCG